CATTTTGGAGGCAGGGGAGCGAGGATGGTGATggtgccagggaggaaggagggccCAGGCCATGGGGtgtgcagggatggagggagccaAAGGCTGCCCCGTGCCCCTGCAAGGAGAGGGGCTCTGCAGGGACTCCCCTTTGCTGCCCCCCCCAGcgcttccccctctgcccccagcgcTGCTGGGCTGCTCTTGCCCTCACTCCTGCCCGcagccacacacacactccccgtGATGTCCCGTTCCTGCCTGGTGACAACCAAGCCCTCAGGAAACCCTCAAGCACCAACAGGAGTGGGGGTTTTTCCCCCGCTAAGAGCGGTTTGGGGCTTTGGGAACagtctgggggggtcccagtcCCCCCACCCACTCTCCCTTTGCCTGACTGCGcagggagcagcccccagcgGGGCACCCAGAGGGAACAGGAGGGGTGCCCAGGCGTCCCCTTCTCCTTTGCAATTTGGGGACGGTGCTGTCAGCGCAGACTCCATCTGCAGCTCTGCGAGAAGCCCGGGGCTGGTGGCTTTGCTCTGCCACctgctggggacaggacaagacgGGGACAGGGCAGGACCGTGCCGAGGTCACAGAACCACCCCTGGCTGACGGCCTCGGCTGGGGTTTTATTTTCCAGTACAGGAAAAGGCCAAACCctcccagtgctggtggcagcaggctCCAGGGTGGGACAAGGGCTGTCCTGCCCTGTGACAGGGAGGACAGTCCAGGTCTACGGGCACAACCTGTCCCCAGCGCCCGCTTGGAGCAGCAGAATCCCGGGATGGATGCTCCCACACGGCTCCGCTCACCCACCGGGCTCCCAACTGTGCTCAGCAGCGTCCCGGGAGCAGGTCAGCtttcccctgcctctccctggcaCTCCATGGCCACAGGCTGCTGCCCCTCCACGTCCCGCGTCTTGGAGTTCATCAGCTCCCTCCGGATCTCCGGGGAGATCTGCGGGTGGCTGTGGAACTTGAGCAGCTCCAGCAAAGCCTCCTTCTGCTCCGAGGAAAGGTCCTCCTTGTAGCGCTGGGCGAAGGCCAGGAAGCTCTGGTGCCACAGCACGGGCAGGACCCGCTGGTCCGTGCGGAAGGCCAGGAAGTGGAAGACGAGGGCATCTACCACGCGGAAGGGCAGGGCGTACTTCTTGTCGATGAGGAGCCGGAGGAAGATGCTGTTGGCGCCGCTGTACTGCATCTCGGCGATCTTCAGCATGGCCGCGCTGCGGGGACGGAGGGAGCGCCGCGGTGAGGGCAGGAGCCACGGGTGGCACCAGGCACCCAGACACCAAGACGACAAACCCAGCTCCGAGCCCTGAGTCTCAACCCCAGAGGGAGCCGAGCgaaccccctcccaccctccggagaggctgagggacagcTCTGAGGCGTTGCACCGGTGTCCCCAGAGAACCTCTGCCCCCCAACAGCTTCCCAGGGCATTACCTGGAGTGGAGGACGGGGATGGAGCACTTGGTGAGGATGCTGCCGATGATGATGGCCTCCCGCAGCGTGCAGGTCCCCGACTCGCACAGGGGGATGAGGATCCCTGCAGAGGGGGAAGAGTAAGGCACCGCCCTGTTTTAACggcagcagggagagctgtgggACGTGgggctcggccccttctccaacACATCCCAGCCCAGGAAAtaacagctcctccagcagctgctgttaCAGGCCTCGCAGCATCTCCCAGCCAGGCAACGAGCCCTGAAACACCTCAGGTTGCCAGATGAGACCAAGATCAGACCCGAGATGGTTCATAACCTGCCATCAACCTCCAAAAGAAGCCAAATCCCTGTCAGCGCTCACTGGAAACACCTGTGTAAGTCTGTGGCACTCATCACCCTTCCCCTCTGAACACCACAAACAGGCCTCTGGGGCTTTGGAAGCCGCCTCGTCCACCAAGGGGGGCTCCCTCCATCTCCTTcgtgtctcctcctccccactaaATCCTCAGGGCCACGCCATGCAGGGGACAGTGTCCTGTCTCACTGGGCAGTGGTGCCCCCACTGAGCTTCCAGACGGCCAGAGCCTCCCGGGCAGGAACGCGGCCCCAGAGGCGAGTCCCTACCTTTGAACCAGGCCGCCGGCTTGAACAGAGCCTTCTTCAAAGCCATGTAGAGGTGAAAATTGAGGCGCTTGTACTCGGCGATGTCATCCCTGACGCGCGGCAGCAGCACCAGGTTGTAGAACCGCTGGGCCATCCTCTCTTTCAGGTTGGATGAGAATATcctgggaaaagcaaagcacagagcgGGGTGTGGAGAAAGGAGGCCGAGCAGGACACGGGTTGGTATTTTGTaaatatggagagaaaaaagccaaaaatcccACGTCAGCATCTCCCAGAGCTGATCGTACCTGGTGGCTTGGTACATGGCAGCTGCCGTCCACGTCTCCGGCTCCGTGATGTAGAGGATCTGCTCCCAGTTGGACAAGGCAGGAATGATTTTAAATGCCTTAGGGAGTTTCCCGCTCCTGTATTTAGACAGCACCTTAAAAGACACGGACGCAGGTCGGGCCATGACATACAGGCATGGACAGCAGGACTTGTTAATGACCGTGAGGAAGTTGTCCCCTCCCTCAGCATCTCTGGTAAGAAAGAACCAGCCGGGTCCTAAGAAAGGACCGTCCCAGGATCATCCCGAGGAGATTGTCACTCAGAAACTCTCCAGGCCCTTCAGTGACCGATACCAAGCAAACTGGGGGTTACACACAGAACGGCCTGTGCTGAGGGAGGGTGGGGACTCAGAGGGACAgcgggggtggctgtggggctcagcatGGGACCCCGGGGCAGAGGGGTTTGCCCTCACCTCTCTGACGCCCCTGTAGACCTCCAGGACGCGGGGATCGAGCTGGGGCATGGGGCAGCCCGACATCTCCGACAGCGCTGTCTCCACCTCCGTCTGCTTCTCCGTGATCTTCTCCATGATGATGTCGGCCAGCGTGCGCCTGGGGCCGGGGGGCCGCGGGTCAGGAGCTGTTTCGGGAGCGGAGGGCAGCACccgccgtcccgtcccgtcccctcgcTCCTCACCTCAGCGGCGGGTTCTTGTTCATGAACATCTCGATGGCCGCCTCGTCCTCGGggtccaccaccacctccccgcAGTACTCCCCTCTCCCggctgccaccgccgccgccttCTCCAGCGAAGGCCActcctcatcctcatcatcctcctccgAGTCGGAGCCGCCACCCGCCGGGCCTGCGGGGGAGCGGCGCTGGCTGAGCCCGGGGCCTGGCACCCCGCAAtcccgggggggcgggaggggagaaTGGGGGACTCACCCAGCGCCGTGCTGCGCTGCttggggggggaggcgggggcgcCGGGGCCGTGCtcggcctccagctcctcctgctgccgcCGGGCCTGCTGCAGGATACGCCGAGACAAGCGGGCGTCCACGTAACCATCATCATCCTCTtcctcgccgccgccgcgccgcttCCCCCGCGCCGTGGGCCGTGGGGCCGCCTCCTGAAGGATCTGCTCGGCCAACGGTAACGCAGATCCGGGGCcggagccccgcggccgccgggccTTGGGCATGGCGGAGAGGAGCCGCCACCGGCCCCGCGTGCGCCCACACCCCGCCCCTtccggcggcggc
This portion of the Numenius arquata chromosome 24, bNumArq3.hap1.1, whole genome shotgun sequence genome encodes:
- the BYSL gene encoding bystin, with protein sequence MPKARRPRGSGPGSALPLAEQILQEAAPRPTARGKRRGGGEEEDDDGYVDARLSRRILQQARRQQEELEAEHGPGAPASPPKQRSTALGPAGGGSDSEEDDEDEEWPSLEKAAAVAAGRGEYCGEVVVDPEDEAAIEMFMNKNPPLRRTLADIIMEKITEKQTEVETALSEMSGCPMPQLDPRVLEVYRGVREVLSKYRSGKLPKAFKIIPALSNWEQILYITEPETWTAAAMYQATRIFSSNLKERMAQRFYNLVLLPRVRDDIAEYKRLNFHLYMALKKALFKPAAWFKGILIPLCESGTCTLREAIIIGSILTKCSIPVLHSSAAMLKIAEMQYSGANSIFLRLLIDKKYALPFRVVDALVFHFLAFRTDQRVLPVLWHQSFLAFAQRYKEDLSSEQKEALLELLKFHSHPQISPEIRRELMNSKTRDVEGQQPVAMECQGEAGES